The Virgibacillus dokdonensis genome includes a window with the following:
- a CDS encoding ATP-binding protein: MFWRSVVGKLAITILLLVSFVLFILTILLLQFFEDFHIQEAEQDMLQTAEKISMLVDTHDENEIIEETTERVKDPASRVAIVSGDGDLWVSNSEDDQLSKLELDWLKQEELSSVLTNNVQVRKQMKLPGTEREAMIVGVPMNHQDGAIYVYQSLNVIDQTKAETTKIIFLAAGIAIVLTTIFAFFLSTRITSPLIKMREAAFDLARGEFNTKVPILTHDEIGELALAFNRMGRQLKFHLNALRQEKEQLSSIVSSMADGVITLNRSGDMIVTNAPADRFIEDWYYENNLPYRAEDRKLPHELKTILQEVIDGETEAMHELSLQGRNWVMVMTPLYDQAYVRGAVAVIRDMTEERRMDKLRQDFIANVSHELRTPISMLQGYSEAIVDDIAETKEDKNELAQIIHEESLRMGRLVNELLDLARMEAGHIHLNTEEVKVGPYVERIYKKFQGLANENKISLHLDKSIYEATAVFDPDRIEQVFTNLIDNAIRHTSKEGYVNIRVINDSEAFQVEIQDSGSGIPEEDLPFVFERFYKADKSRTRDKKKKGTGLGLAIAKNIIDAHQGTINVNSKLNQGTAFYLRIPRL; encoded by the coding sequence ATGTTTTGGCGGAGTGTAGTAGGTAAACTAGCAATAACGATTCTATTGCTAGTTTCTTTCGTGTTATTTATCTTAACTATTTTACTTTTACAGTTTTTTGAAGATTTCCATATTCAGGAAGCAGAGCAGGATATGTTACAAACAGCTGAAAAAATTTCAATGCTTGTGGATACTCATGATGAAAATGAAATTATTGAAGAAACAACTGAGCGCGTTAAAGACCCAGCTAGCCGAGTAGCCATTGTTTCAGGTGATGGTGATTTATGGGTTTCTAATAGCGAGGATGATCAATTATCCAAGCTAGAATTAGACTGGCTAAAGCAAGAGGAACTCTCTTCTGTTCTTACTAACAATGTTCAAGTACGTAAGCAAATGAAGTTACCTGGTACTGAACGAGAGGCGATGATTGTAGGCGTTCCTATGAACCATCAAGATGGAGCTATTTATGTGTATCAGTCACTGAATGTTATTGATCAAACAAAAGCAGAAACGACTAAAATTATTTTTCTTGCTGCAGGTATTGCTATTGTTTTGACTACAATATTTGCGTTTTTTCTATCCACGCGTATCACCTCTCCACTTATTAAAATGAGGGAAGCTGCTTTCGATTTAGCTAGAGGTGAATTTAATACGAAAGTGCCTATTTTAACCCATGATGAAATAGGAGAACTAGCTTTAGCGTTTAATCGTATGGGAAGACAATTGAAATTTCATTTAAATGCACTAAGACAGGAAAAAGAGCAACTATCTAGTATTGTTAGTTCAATGGCAGATGGTGTAATAACTTTAAATCGTTCAGGAGACATGATTGTTACCAATGCCCCAGCAGATCGATTTATTGAAGATTGGTATTATGAGAATAATCTTCCATACCGTGCTGAAGATCGAAAATTACCACATGAATTAAAAACCATTTTACAAGAAGTCATTGATGGCGAGACGGAAGCTATGCATGAACTTAGCCTACAAGGTAGAAATTGGGTGATGGTGATGACACCTTTATATGATCAAGCCTACGTTCGCGGAGCAGTTGCGGTCATTAGAGATATGACAGAGGAAAGAAGAATGGATAAGCTACGTCAAGATTTTATTGCTAATGTTTCTCATGAATTAAGAACACCAATTTCCATGCTCCAAGGTTATAGTGAAGCAATTGTCGATGATATTGCAGAGACCAAGGAAGACAAAAATGAATTAGCCCAGATTATTCATGAAGAATCGCTTCGTATGGGGCGACTAGTCAACGAATTATTAGACTTAGCTAGAATGGAAGCAGGCCATATTCACCTGAATACAGAAGAAGTGAAGGTTGGACCATATGTAGAACGAATTTATAAAAAATTTCAAGGGCTGGCTAATGAGAATAAAATATCTTTACATCTAGATAAGTCGATTTACGAAGCGACTGCCGTATTCGATCCAGATCGAATTGAACAAGTGTTTACAAATCTCATTGACAACGCTATTCGTCATACTAGTAAAGAAGGTTATGTAAATATAAGAGTGATCAATGATAGTGAGGCTTTCCAAGTAGAAATACAAGATAGTGGAAGTGGAATCCCAGAAGAAGACCTTCCATTTGTCTTTGAACGCTTTTACAAAGCTGATAAGTCAAGGACAAGAGATAAAAAGAAAAAAGGTACTGGACTAGGACTTGCCATTGCTAAAAATATTATTGACGCTCATCAAGGTACGATCAATGTAAATAGTAAGTTGAATCAAGGGACAGCGTTTTATCTCCGTATACCAAGGCTATAA
- a CDS encoding DUF4430 domain-containing protein: protein MKQWLFRFGSFLVAIALLVGCGNDDSGTTAPSSNQPSENQVTQEEQAAETVLITISKDDGAEYLHEKEIPIEQGDTLMDVMEENFYVETEQNGEFITSIERLSAKEGEKKGWIYTVNGEMPNVGAAEYELKPGDKVVFDFQAWE from the coding sequence ATGAAACAATGGTTATTTCGATTTGGTTCATTTCTGGTCGCTATTGCTCTATTAGTAGGGTGTGGAAACGATGATTCAGGAACTACTGCCCCATCAAGCAATCAACCTTCTGAAAATCAAGTTACACAGGAAGAACAAGCAGCAGAAACAGTATTGATTACAATATCTAAAGACGATGGTGCGGAATACTTACATGAAAAAGAGATACCCATTGAACAAGGCGATACTTTAATGGATGTAATGGAAGAAAATTTTTATGTTGAAACGGAACAGAATGGAGAATTTATTACCTCGATTGAACGTTTATCAGCAAAAGAAGGTGAGAAAAAAGGGTGGATTTATACCGTGAATGGTGAGATGCCAAATGTTGGTGCTGCAGAATATGAATTAAAGCCAGGTGATAAAGTAGTTTTTGATTTTCAAGCTTGGGAATGA
- the ltrA gene encoding group II intron reverse transcriptase/maturase, with protein sequence MRQLQKTGESGYRQRDSVEHEGYVEAHSGLHGEKNNQNGVSNLFERILSRNNLNQAYLQVVRNKGAAGVDGMTCDQLLPYLKEHKEELLLQLYQEKYKPQPVLRVEIPKPDGGKRKLGIPTVIDRMLQQAINQVLQPIFEPKFSDNSFGFRPKRSAHQAIIRAKSYYEQGYKYVVDLDMKSYFDTVNHDKLMYFVEKQIDDKRVLRLVRQYLLSGIMINGIFEKSEEGTPQGGNLSPLLSNIYLNELDQRLEKRGHRFVRYADDCNIYVKSRRAGYRVMDNITNFLEKDLSLTVNREKSAVGSPLKRKFLGFCLLATKKGVKIRPHNKAKVTVKRKLKRITKRNRGRHLEVILKEIQQLMTGWINYYGIGEMKGFIKNLNGWLKRRIRQYLWKQWKNPRTKRKNLIRLGIDKHKAYEWSNTRKGYWVISSSYVLHRSLTDKELASRGYKDIALQYQFVHSNY encoded by the coding sequence GTGCGACAACTGCAGAAAACAGGAGAATCTGGCTATCGGCAGAGAGATAGTGTGGAACATGAAGGGTATGTCGAAGCGCATAGTGGCTTACATGGTGAAAAGAACAATCAAAATGGTGTATCCAATCTGTTTGAAAGAATCCTGTCAAGGAACAATCTCAATCAAGCTTACCTTCAAGTCGTCAGAAATAAGGGGGCAGCCGGTGTAGACGGTATGACGTGCGACCAACTACTTCCATACTTGAAGGAACATAAAGAGGAACTATTACTCCAGTTATATCAAGAAAAATACAAACCGCAACCCGTCCTGCGGGTTGAAATCCCGAAACCAGACGGTGGAAAGAGAAAACTGGGGATTCCGACAGTCATCGACCGGATGCTTCAACAAGCGATTAACCAAGTGCTCCAACCAATATTTGAACCAAAGTTCTCCGATAATAGTTTTGGGTTTCGTCCAAAACGTAGTGCACATCAAGCCATCATACGGGCAAAGTCATACTACGAACAAGGGTACAAATATGTGGTGGATTTGGATATGAAATCCTACTTCGATACGGTAAATCATGACAAACTGATGTATTTCGTGGAAAAACAGATAGATGATAAGCGCGTGCTTCGCTTGGTAAGACAGTATTTATTGAGTGGAATTATGATAAACGGTATCTTTGAGAAATCGGAAGAAGGAACGCCGCAAGGTGGAAACTTATCGCCGTTACTCAGTAATATTTATCTGAATGAATTAGACCAACGATTAGAAAAGCGTGGTCACAGATTCGTCCGCTATGCGGACGACTGTAATATCTATGTGAAAAGCAGGAGAGCAGGATATCGGGTAATGGATAATATAACGAACTTTCTTGAGAAGGATCTGAGTTTAACTGTTAACCGAGAAAAGAGTGCGGTTGGAAGTCCTTTGAAACGTAAGTTTCTTGGCTTCTGCTTATTAGCTACGAAGAAGGGTGTCAAAATTCGTCCGCATAATAAAGCGAAAGTGACCGTCAAAAGGAAACTCAAGCGGATCACCAAACGCAATCGTGGACGACATCTCGAAGTGATTCTTAAAGAAATCCAACAACTTATGACAGGTTGGATAAACTACTATGGCATAGGGGAAATGAAAGGATTTATAAAGAATCTCAATGGATGGTTGAAGCGAAGAATTAGACAATATCTCTGGAAGCAGTGGAAAAACCCACGCACAAAAAGGAAAAATCTAATTCGCTTAGGTATCGATAAACATAAAGCTTATGAATGGTCGAATACAAGAAAGGGCTACTGGGTTATATCCAGTAGTTATGTACTCCATCGTTCATTAACAGATAAAGAACTGGCATCGAGAGGATATAAAGACATCGCTCTACAATACCAGTTCGTACACTCAAACTATTGA
- a CDS encoding DUF6580 family putative transport protein, with the protein MNTYKLTLIALLAALAVVGRYWFAFLPNVQPVTAIIIITGVILGSGSALLLTVIVVFVSNMLLGMGIWAVWQAISWGVIGIISGWIGKFFSRPPFLLLLIFTVFSGYFYGFIISLTTYQMTGAFWPYYISGLPFDTNHAIGNAVFLVLFYPLIAYLMEKYALHRFTVKDTDWNRVEGKVK; encoded by the coding sequence ATGAACACCTATAAATTAACGCTTATTGCGTTACTAGCGGCACTTGCAGTTGTTGGAAGGTATTGGTTTGCTTTTTTACCAAATGTGCAACCAGTTACGGCAATAATTATTATTACAGGGGTAATCTTAGGGTCGGGGAGCGCATTATTGTTAACAGTTATTGTTGTCTTTGTATCCAATATGCTACTTGGCATGGGAATATGGGCGGTTTGGCAAGCCATCTCATGGGGAGTGATAGGCATTATCAGTGGTTGGATAGGTAAATTTTTTTCACGACCACCGTTTTTGCTGTTGTTAATCTTTACTGTTTTTAGCGGTTATTTTTATGGCTTTATTATCTCGCTGACTACATATCAAATGACTGGTGCATTTTGGCCATATTACATAAGTGGATTACCATTTGATACAAATCATGCTATTGGCAACGCTGTTTTTTTAGTGCTCTTTTATCCTCTTATCGCATATTTAATGGAAAAATATGCGTTACACCGTTTTACAGTAAAAGATACTGACTGGAATCGAGTAGAGGGAAAAGTTAAGTAA
- a CDS encoding ferredoxin — protein MCYYTKVDRETCIACGACGISAPDLYDYDDDCIAYFLKDNNLGVTPVEDDLVDAMFDAYEECPTGSVKVSKQPF, from the coding sequence ATGTGTTATTATACCAAAGTTGATAGAGAAACATGTATTGCCTGTGGAGCTTGTGGTATTTCAGCACCAGATTTATATGATTATGACGATGATTGTATTGCTTATTTTTTAAAAGATAACAATCTAGGAGTTACACCTGTTGAAGATGATCTAGTTGATGCAATGTTTGATGCATACGAAGAGTGCCCCACAGGTTCTGTGAAAGTTTCTAAACAGCCATTTTAG